From Dehalobacter sp. 12DCB1:
GTTGTGGGACTTGTTACCTTACTGATTGTGTTAACAGGGTGTTCGGCAAGTGCTTCTTCGACGGCAACGGACGACACGTCAACAGCGCAGATGGAAAGTACACAGACCGAGGGAGTTCGGCCAACCCGGCAGATGGATTTACTCGGAAAAGTGATCAGTGTGGGTGAAAAACAGCTGGTCGTCGCAGAACTGCAATCTTTGGATTCTTCACAAAGCAGACAGAAAGCAGCTCCGGGACAAGGAAATACGAGTGCAGAAGCTTCGTCAGCACGGGAAATGAATGATAAGGTGACCGGCATGAACTATACGATTGTCATTGCTGAAGATACGCCGATTTTCAGTAGAATGGCAGGTGCAGATGACGCTCAGGAAACCAGTATTAATCTGAGTGATTTAAAAGCAGGCGATACCCTGAGAATATGGGTGAATGGACTGAATACTTCAGAAAAATCCAATGCAGTATACGTGGAATTAGCGTCGCAGTAAACGACTTAAGTCAGAAGTTTCAAGAGAGAAAGTAGGATGAAGTATGAAAAAAATTGCTTTGGTCACTGATAGCACTGCGGATTTACCGGATGAACTATCAAAAAAGTGTCTGGCCCATGTTATTCCTCTTAAAATTCTATTTGGGAAAAAAAGTTTTGTGGATGGAGAGATTAGCCCCAAAGAATTTTATCGGTGTCTAGAACAGGAAGAAGAGCTTCCGAAAACCTCTCAGCCTTCCCCGGAACAGTTTGTTTCCTTATACTCGATGCTTCTTGAAGAATATCAGGAGGTGATTTCCATTCATATTTCTTCCGGCTTAAGCGGTACGTTGAACGCGGCCCATCTGGCTAAAGAAAAAATTAAAGGTGCCGTTCATCTTGTGGATTCTAAGACCATAAGCCTCGGTCTGGGATTGATGGTAATGGAGGCATCCCAAGCTATCAAAGAGGGTTTGGGATCCGTTCAAGTTCTGGATAAGCTTCAACAGGCCAGAAATAGCATTGAAACGCTTTTT
This genomic window contains:
- a CDS encoding DegV family protein is translated as MKKIALVTDSTADLPDELSKKCLAHVIPLKILFGKKSFVDGEISPKEFYRCLEQEEELPKTSQPSPEQFVSLYSMLLEEYQEVISIHISSGLSGTLNAAHLAKEKIKGAVHLVDSKTISLGLGLMVMEASQAIKEGLGSVQVLDKLQQARNSIETLFTLNTLEYLQKGGRIGRVSGFMGTLLNIKPVIRVGNDGIYQNFCKVRSQEKALKSIVKAFQDFAGKRTNIKFAVAHGSAPQAGLYLKEELENAFQKPAEMFAQVGAVIGAHTGPGTVGAAIQLE